The Candidatus Flexicrinis affinis genome has a segment encoding these proteins:
- the hemH gene encoding ferrochelatase: MTVSRSKVGVVVGQLGTPTAPTPHALRPYLRQFLSDMRVIDYHPLAWQPVLHGIILRTRPRRSAKLYARIWTDEGSPLLVYSRQQVELLQARLGDAFEVVLGMRYGQPGLIDAIRGLEARGIDRIVVLPMYPQYSSTTTASIYDGAYQGAAGRRCPLFNERKRFVPTLRFVEPYFDHPGYIESMCRHLTAQIDSMDAPPDVTILTFHGIPNRYIQTGDPYRAQCDSTARLLAEAMGWDESQWRVSFQSRFGPEKWLEPYTDGTIEQLAHEKAGRVLVFSPGFTTDCLETLDELGNEGREAFVEAGGSEHDFTLAPCLNANPDWIDVLAGLVRQNAAGWTDAASTHEFHHAVEGATLP, encoded by the coding sequence ATGACGGTCTCACGGTCGAAAGTCGGCGTCGTAGTCGGGCAGCTTGGCACCCCGACCGCACCGACTCCGCATGCCTTGCGCCCGTACCTGCGGCAGTTTCTATCCGACATGCGGGTCATCGATTATCACCCGTTGGCGTGGCAGCCCGTACTGCACGGGATCATCCTGCGCACCCGCCCACGCCGGTCGGCGAAGCTGTACGCGCGTATCTGGACCGATGAAGGGTCGCCGCTGCTGGTCTATTCACGCCAGCAGGTCGAACTGCTGCAAGCGCGGCTGGGCGACGCGTTCGAGGTCGTCCTAGGCATGCGTTACGGCCAACCCGGCCTGATCGATGCGATCCGTGGGCTGGAGGCGCGCGGGATCGACCGCATCGTCGTGCTGCCGATGTACCCGCAGTACAGCTCGACCACCACAGCGTCGATCTACGACGGCGCATATCAAGGCGCGGCCGGCCGCCGGTGCCCGCTGTTCAACGAGCGCAAGCGTTTCGTGCCAACCTTGCGCTTTGTCGAGCCTTACTTCGACCACCCCGGCTACATCGAGTCGATGTGCCGCCATCTCACCGCACAAATCGATTCCATGGACGCGCCGCCGGACGTCACCATTCTCACGTTCCACGGGATCCCGAACCGTTACATTCAGACCGGAGACCCGTACCGAGCGCAGTGCGATTCGACCGCCCGCCTGCTTGCCGAGGCCATGGGCTGGGACGAGTCCCAGTGGCGCGTGAGTTTCCAGTCGCGGTTCGGGCCGGAGAAGTGGCTTGAGCCGTACACCGACGGCACGATTGAACAGCTCGCCCACGAAAAGGCTGGGCGGGTGCTGGTGTTCTCGCCGGGGTTCACCACCGACTGCCTCGAAACGCTGGACGAACTCGGCAACGAGGGGCGCGAGGCATTTGTCGAGGCCGGCGGCAGCGAGCACGACTTCACGCTCGCTCCATGCTTGAACGCCAACCCCGACTGGATCGACGTCCTCGCCGGCCTCGTCCGGCAAAATGCGGCGGGTTGGACAGACGCCGCCAGCACGCACGAATTTCACCACGCAGTTGAAGGAGCGACCCTACCGTGA
- a CDS encoding YbaN family protein codes for MNDTTPHSTLFKPLSAPVRYALIAFGFVFVAVGLIGTVVPGLPSTIFFILAALCFGRASERWYQWLVTRPFVGKHFHTFMQGKGLTARAKTIAIAACWIMLLALALTVVISAGGRAALAVTALIQAFVVLRVPTYVEPEPSLASGD; via the coding sequence GTGAACGACACAACCCCGCACTCGACCTTGTTCAAGCCGCTTTCCGCCCCGGTTCGATACGCGTTAATCGCGTTCGGCTTCGTGTTCGTGGCCGTCGGGCTGATTGGCACGGTCGTGCCCGGCCTGCCGTCCACGATCTTCTTCATCCTCGCGGCGCTGTGTTTCGGGCGGGCGTCGGAGCGGTGGTACCAGTGGCTCGTGACGCGCCCGTTCGTCGGCAAGCACTTCCACACGTTCATGCAAGGCAAAGGCCTCACCGCACGCGCCAAGACCATCGCCATCGCGGCGTGCTGGATCATGCTGCTCGCGCTGGCGCTCACGGTCGTGATCAGCGCCGGGGGACGGGCTGCGCTGGCGGTGACGGCGCTCATTCAGGCGTTCGTCGTGCTGCGCGTGCCGACCTATGTCGAGCCTGAGCCCTCGCTCGCCTCAGGCGATTAG
- a CDS encoding ABC transporter substrate-binding protein produces the protein MKKKGLDVTILEGAVEIVPQQVVASGAAEFGIAWVPKVLESREAGADLVNVAQIFQRSGTLEVSFVDAGITSIADMAGKRVGTWGFGNEHELFAALRAQRRRHGPCCRIIFTTESFLAEEGNEDIAIKFIRASIKGWIFCRDNFDECVDIVLDNGPTLGEGHMRWQLNEINRLIWPSPDGIGMLDEDLWAQTVAVAIDGSVISEEPSEGAFRTDLVEAALESLAMDDMVDVTGEEWEPMDVEITPGGE, from the coding sequence ATGAAGAAGAAGGGACTCGACGTCACGATCCTCGAAGGCGCCGTTGAAATCGTGCCGCAGCAGGTCGTCGCATCGGGTGCGGCCGAATTCGGCATCGCGTGGGTGCCGAAGGTGCTCGAGAGCCGCGAGGCTGGCGCCGATCTGGTCAACGTCGCCCAGATCTTCCAGCGCTCAGGCACATTGGAAGTGTCGTTCGTTGACGCCGGCATTACGTCGATAGCGGACATGGCGGGCAAGCGCGTCGGCACGTGGGGCTTCGGCAACGAGCACGAGCTGTTTGCCGCGCTGCGCGCCCAACGACGTCGGCACGGGCCATGCTGCAGGATCATCTTCACCACCGAGTCGTTCCTTGCCGAGGAAGGCAACGAAGATATCGCGATCAAGTTCATCCGCGCCTCGATCAAGGGCTGGATCTTCTGCCGTGACAACTTCGACGAGTGCGTCGACATCGTGCTGGACAACGGCCCGACGCTCGGTGAAGGCCACATGCGCTGGCAGCTCAACGAGATCAACCGCCTGATCTGGCCGTCGCCGGATGGCATTGGCATGCTGGACGAAGACCTGTGGGCGCAGACCGTCGCGGTCGCCATCGACGGCTCGGTCATCAGCGAAGAGCCGAGCGAAGGCGCGTTCCGCACCGATCTGGTCGAGGCGGCGCTCGAGTCGCTGGCGATGGATGACATGGTCGACGTCACCGGCGAAGAGTGGGAGCCGATGGATGTTGAGATCACGCCGGGCGGCGAATAA
- a CDS encoding Uma2 family endonuclease, with protein sequence MEVVSDSDTYSVHRKALRYIELGVRLVWVIYPKGKSVDVYEPAEGGGAMVRTYRFDQSLSGGDVLPGLSVPVNSLFPT encoded by the coding sequence GTGGAAGTCGTTTCCGATAGCGACACGTACTCTGTACATCGAAAGGCTCTGCGCTACATCGAACTGGGTGTGCGCTTGGTTTGGGTCATCTATCCCAAGGGGAAATCGGTTGACGTGTACGAACCGGCCGAGGGTGGCGGTGCAATGGTGAGAACCTATCGGTTCGATCAGTCGTTAAGCGGCGGCGATGTCCTTCCCGGATTGTCGGTACCGGTCAATTCTCTGTTTCCAACCTAG
- a CDS encoding ABC transporter permease subunit, producing the protein MTKSLERLRYYLPTIVVAVAVLVLWEVLVTVLNIQQFILPKPTQIGGRFFEEVNLFVTGQGSILFQAAGATFYEALGGFILGCGSGILVALVTARWTVLSEAMMPFAIAANSVPIIAFAPIMNNWFGLTNPASKMAIVAIIVFFPTMINTVRGLTLIDPRQLELKCARTPPETSRSCAHCAFPNAVPYIFSALRVASPLSMIGAVVAEFFGGPRATLGVFITQEASGFNRPRVGGDRHRVADRDRVLFDNRVRGTPPRPVGARARRARLETEN; encoded by the coding sequence ATGACGAAGTCACTTGAACGCCTCCGCTACTATCTGCCGACCATCGTCGTGGCGGTCGCAGTGTTGGTGTTGTGGGAAGTGCTGGTCACAGTGTTGAACATCCAGCAGTTCATCCTGCCCAAGCCGACGCAGATTGGCGGCCGGTTCTTCGAAGAGGTCAACCTGTTCGTGACCGGTCAGGGGTCGATCTTGTTTCAGGCGGCGGGCGCGACGTTCTACGAGGCGCTGGGCGGGTTCATCCTCGGCTGTGGCAGCGGGATCCTTGTCGCGCTGGTGACCGCGCGCTGGACCGTACTGAGTGAGGCGATGATGCCGTTTGCCATCGCCGCCAACAGCGTGCCGATCATCGCGTTTGCCCCGATCATGAACAACTGGTTCGGCCTGACCAACCCGGCGTCCAAAATGGCGATCGTGGCGATCATCGTGTTCTTCCCGACGATGATCAATACCGTGCGCGGACTGACGCTGATCGATCCCCGTCAGCTCGAGCTGAAGTGCGCTCGTACGCCGCCGGAGACTTCAAGATCCTGCGCGCACTGCGCATTCCCGAACGCCGTGCCGTACATTTTCTCGGCACTTCGGGTCGCCAGTCCCTTGAGCATGATCGGCGCCGTCGTCGCGGAATTCTTCGGCGGGCCGCGCGCGACGCTCGGCGTGTTCATCACGCAGGAGGCGTCCGGCTTCAACCGACCGCGCGTGGGCGGCGATCGTCATCGCGTCGCTGATCGGGATCGCGTTCTATTCGATAATCGTGTTCGCGGAACGCCGCCTCGCCCCGTGGGGGCACGCGCGAGACGGGCTAGGTTGGAAACAGAGAATTGA
- a CDS encoding ATP-binding cassette domain-containing protein, producing the protein MAQNPALSSPSIRTRAGIPVRSSIARGFALVVVILMVNVAVAFVRVGSDDPLLSESTFGQLAAWMAGQSEEEAPESIFGALAKSWASARGEEVLDEAAAVDAMRWPVVLIAGAASLYAFVGSVFLRAGRFGSIWLMLSMHHSMSLLFLIPAIDGDITLTFSIVSVFLTVLAVGLSSRHIGRVVGFLLALSVLLAGVEALKGFARANDYAITVAVPGWTATVYDTPDAAFAALQAGELDAVFGESGPLGEAGAGVDGVSVLTTLSRDESRIGLPVKPIMPGRLAVAVRNEDAATASAAAEFVGRPVGTIAGDPAVEFLNAPRSWVLLDLKIFNDLNLPHLQSIAVAFFQPARRNGPVLLMRILAGNALYTWSEAALRFAFATLGFVLGALFAHFRLLERGLLPYVVASQTVPILAIAPMVVIWLGAGPASVAVIAAYLTFFPVTINTLRGLTSPKATQVELMRSYAASRWTIFLKLRLPSAVPYIFTALKVSATASVVGAIIGELPSSIRDGLARAILDFSSSYSEAHRDGRVGRNRILRDCQPCRTRRPAALYSTLRKAMTETPAVIRAQGVNKIFAVKNADPVVALKDIQLDVKRGEFVSLIGPSGCGKSTLLRLIADLLQPSSGELVINGKTPHQARLDRDYGMVFQAATLYDWRTVGKNVQLPLEIMGIDKPERESAPPKCSNWSNWASSRSITRGSFQAACSGVAIARALAFQPALLLMDEPFGALDEFTRERMNLELLRIWQATQTTVIFVTHSIAEAVFLSSRVVVMSPRPGRITAVLDVDLPYPRTFETREQPRYFELVTEVRELLRDAHTFDE; encoded by the coding sequence ATGGCGCAGAACCCCGCGCTCTCGTCTCCATCGATCCGCACGCGCGCGGGGATTCCGGTCCGAAGCAGCATCGCGCGCGGGTTTGCGCTGGTCGTCGTGATCCTGATGGTGAACGTCGCTGTAGCGTTTGTTCGTGTCGGCAGCGACGACCCGCTGTTGTCGGAGTCGACGTTCGGCCAACTGGCCGCGTGGATGGCTGGTCAGAGCGAGGAAGAAGCGCCGGAGTCGATCTTCGGTGCGCTGGCCAAGTCGTGGGCATCTGCGCGCGGCGAGGAGGTATTGGACGAAGCCGCGGCGGTCGACGCGATGCGCTGGCCTGTCGTACTGATTGCGGGGGCTGCGAGCCTTTATGCATTCGTCGGTTCGGTTTTTCTCCGCGCCGGGCGCTTTGGTTCCATCTGGCTCATGCTGTCGATGCATCACAGCATGTCGCTGCTGTTCTTGATCCCAGCTATCGACGGCGACATCACGCTGACGTTCAGCATCGTGTCGGTCTTCCTGACGGTGCTGGCCGTCGGCCTGTCCTCGCGGCATATCGGTCGCGTGGTCGGATTTCTGCTGGCGCTGTCCGTCCTGCTCGCAGGGGTCGAGGCACTCAAGGGCTTTGCACGCGCAAACGATTATGCGATCACCGTAGCCGTCCCCGGCTGGACCGCAACCGTGTACGATACGCCCGATGCCGCCTTTGCGGCCCTGCAAGCCGGGGAACTCGACGCTGTCTTCGGTGAATCGGGCCCGTTAGGAGAAGCAGGCGCTGGTGTCGACGGTGTGTCCGTGCTGACCACGCTCAGCCGCGACGAGTCGCGGATCGGCTTGCCCGTCAAGCCGATTATGCCGGGGCGGTTAGCGGTGGCAGTGCGAAACGAAGATGCCGCAACCGCGTCAGCGGCCGCGGAATTCGTAGGTCGGCCTGTCGGCACGATCGCCGGCGACCCGGCTGTCGAGTTCTTGAATGCACCACGGTCGTGGGTGCTGCTCGATCTCAAGATCTTCAACGACCTCAACCTGCCGCATTTGCAGAGCATCGCCGTGGCGTTCTTTCAGCCGGCTCGCCGCAACGGACCCGTGCTGCTGATGCGAATTTTGGCCGGCAACGCGCTCTACACGTGGAGCGAGGCCGCGCTCAGGTTCGCGTTCGCGACGCTCGGCTTCGTGCTTGGTGCGCTGTTCGCGCACTTCCGGCTGCTGGAACGCGGCTTGCTGCCGTACGTCGTCGCATCGCAGACCGTGCCGATTCTCGCCATCGCGCCGATGGTCGTGATCTGGTTGGGGGCGGGGCCGGCGTCGGTGGCGGTGATCGCCGCCTATCTCACGTTCTTCCCGGTGACGATCAACACCCTGCGCGGGTTGACGTCGCCCAAGGCAACGCAGGTCGAGTTGATGCGGTCGTACGCCGCGTCGCGCTGGACGATCTTCCTCAAGCTGCGGCTGCCGTCGGCCGTGCCGTACATCTTCACGGCGCTCAAGGTCAGCGCCACGGCCAGCGTCGTCGGCGCGATCATCGGCGAGCTGCCGTCCAGCATCCGGGACGGATTGGCGCGGGCGATCCTCGATTTCAGCAGTAGCTACAGCGAGGCCCATCGTGATGGCCGCGTCGGTCGGAATCGTATTCTTCGTGATTGTCAGCCTTGTCGAACGCGTCGCCCTGCGGCGCTTTATTCCACTCTACGTAAAGCCATGACTGAGACACCCGCAGTAATCCGCGCCCAAGGCGTCAACAAGATCTTCGCCGTCAAGAACGCCGATCCAGTCGTTGCGCTCAAAGACATCCAGCTCGATGTCAAGCGCGGCGAGTTCGTGTCGCTGATCGGCCCGTCGGGCTGCGGCAAGTCGACGCTGCTGCGCTTGATCGCCGACCTGCTGCAGCCCAGCAGTGGCGAGCTGGTGATCAACGGCAAAACGCCGCACCAGGCCCGCCTCGACCGCGACTACGGCATGGTGTTTCAGGCGGCGACCCTGTACGACTGGCGCACAGTCGGCAAGAACGTGCAGCTTCCGCTTGAGATCATGGGCATCGACAAACCGGAGCGCGAGAGCGCGCCGCCGAAATGCTCGAACTGGTCGAACTGGGCAAGTTCGCGAAGCATTACCCGTGGCAGCTTTCAGGCGGCATGCAGCGGCGTGGCGATCGCGCGCGCGCTGGCATTTCAGCCGGCGCTGCTGTTGATGGACGAGCCGTTCGGCGCACTGGACGAGTTCACGCGCGAGCGCATGAACCTCGAACTGCTGCGTATCTGGCAGGCCACACAGACGACTGTCATCTTCGTCACGCACAGCATCGCCGAAGCCGTGTTCTTGAGCAGCCGGGTGGTGGTGATGTCGCCGCGTCCGGGCCGCATCACGGCGGTATTGGATGTCGATCTGCCGTACCCGCGCACGTTTGAAACCCGCGAGCAGCCGCGCTATTTCGAACTGGTCACCGAAGTGCGCGAGCTCCTGCGTGATGCACACACCTTTGACGAATAG